In Erinaceus europaeus chromosome 10, mEriEur2.1, whole genome shotgun sequence, one DNA window encodes the following:
- the MAMDC4 gene encoding apical endosomal glycoprotein: MMLSGHLSALLLLLLLGSPSRSWVPNYCRTPSEAICNFVCDCWGCTDEAHCGYHGTSNSLGAPFTCNFEQDTCGWRDISTSGYSWLRDRAGATPEGPGPHSDHTLGTDMGWFMAVGTHRGKEAATAALRSAVMHEAAPTCELRFWYHAGSGDVAELRLELTHGVETMVLWQSAGPWHPGWQELMVTTGRIRGSFWVTLSATRNATHRSAVALDDLAFQGCGLPVPQASCPLGHYHCTNQACVEPHQLCDREDNCGDGSDEDADFCSQHTVTDFETGLGPWNHSDGWTKNHSTDGPPFSAWPRQDHSQNSAHGSFLVSKADPSDPAVLFSPKFQASDPQNCSLVFYHFLHGSEAGQLRLFLQTQGPGNPEGPVLLRRRRGELRAAWVRDRVDIQSKHPFQIVLVGETGPGGVVGLDDLILSAYCRPVPDQSGQPLGLPILSPQPQDFCEPGHLACGDLCIPTEQLCDFEQQCPQGEDEQECGTTDFELPLAGGWEDTSVGRLQWVRRQAQDGGGPGTDASGATAGHFLSLKPAWGQLTPEARVLSAPLGPSGPSCELRMAYYFQGDPQGFLALAVVEGSNRELVWQAPISSSGWQWDSVLLGARQRPFQLELVGQLDLEGPGQQGAGVDQVTMMNCNPTAATEKNTEVSCNFERDTCGWHTGHLTDAHWHRVDSHGPQHDHTTGQGYFMLLDPTVPPARGPGAYLLTQLQAPAVAQECLSFWYHLYGPQIGTLRLALRRKGEVDELLWSRSGTQGNRWHQAWATLHHQLDSGTKYQLLFEGLRDGFHGTMALDDVAVRPGPCWAPKQCSFEDSDCGFSSGAQGLWRRQNNATGQVAWGPHTDHTTQTPQGSYMVVDMSPKSLPRGHKASLTSKEHRPLAQPACLTFWYHLSLQNPGTLRVLVEEAERQQVLSVSAQGGFAWRLGSVNVQAEQAWRVVFEVVATGQEHSYVALDDLLLQDGPCPQPASCDFEAGLCGWNHLPWPSLGGYSWDWSGGDIPSRYPQPPEDHTLGTKAGHFALFETGVLGPGGRAAWLRSEPLPPTTASCLHFWYHMGFPEHFYKGELRVLLHSAQGQLTVWGAGGHRRHQWLEGQVEVASTEEFQIMFEATLGGQPVLGPIALDDVEYLPGQRCQLPAPIQGDKAVDTLVPAAVGGALFLLLLVLLGLAVRHWLRKKGGWPFQGETAPTSSFDNILFNSDQVTLPATVTSDVPSNQ; the protein is encoded by the exons ATGATGCTGTCAGGCCACCTGTCtgccctgctcctgctcctgctcctgg GGTCTCCCAGCCGGTCCTGGGTTCCCAACTACTGCAGGACCCCCAGTGAGGCCATCTGCAACTTCGTGTGTGACTGCTGGGGCTGCACCGATGAGGCCCATTGCG GCTACCACGGGACCTCGAACAGTCTGGGTGCCCCATTCACCTGCAACTTCGAGCAGGACACCTGTGGCTGGAGGGACATCAGCACCTCTGGTTACAGCTGGCTCCGGGACCGTGCAGGGGCCACGCCAGAGGGACCTGGGCCACACTCAGACCACACTCTGGGCACTGACATGG GCTGGTTCATGGCTGTGGGCACCCACCGAGGGAAGGAGGCAGCCACAGCAGCCCTGCGATCTGCCGTCATGCATGAGGCAGCCCCCACATGCGAACTGCGGTTCTGGTATCATGCTGGTTCTGGAG ATGTGGCTGAACTGAGGCTGGAGCTGACCCATGGTGTCGAGACAATGGTCCTGTGGCAGAGTGCTGGGCCCTGGCATCCAGGCTGGCAGGAGCTTATGGTGACTACTGGCCGAATTAGGGGCAGCTTCTGG GTGACCTTGTCTGCCACCCGCAATGCCACCCACAGGAGTGCCGTGGCCTTGGATGACCTGGCCTTCCAGGGATGTGGGCTGCCCG TCCCCCAGGCAAGCTGCCCCCTAGGACATTACCACTGTACCAATCAGGCCTGTGTGGAGCCCCACCAGCTGTGTGACAGGGAAGACAACTGCGGGGATGGCTCTGATGAAGACGCAGATTTCTGCA GCCAACACACAGTCACTGACTTTGAGACGGGCCTGGGCCCATGGAACCACTCAGATGGCTGGACCAAGAACCACAGCACCGATGGACCCCCATTCTCTGCCTGGCCACGCCAAGACCACAGCCAGAACAGTGCCCACG gCTCCTTCCTGGTGTCTAAGGCTGATCCCAGTGACCCTGCTGTCCTCTTCAGCCCCAAGTTCCAGGCCTCAGATCCCCAAAACTGCTCG CTGGTCTTCTACCACTTCCTGCATGGCTCTGAGGCTGGACAGCTGCGGCTCTTCCTGCAGACCCAGGGTCCAGGCAACCCTGAGGGGCCTGTCTTGCTGCGGAGGCGCCGCGGTGAGCTGAGGGCTGCCTGGGTCCGAGATCGAGTGGACATTCAAAGCAAACACCCCTTCCAA ATCGTCCTCGTTGGGGAGACAGGCCCTGGGGGAGTTGTGGGTCTGGATGACCTCATCCTGTCAGCATACTGCAGGCCAGTCCCAG ACCAGTCCGGCCAGCCTCTTGGGCTCCCCATCCTGAGCCCCCAGCCTCAAGATTTTTGTGAGCCAGGACATCTCGCCTGTGGGGACCTCTGTATCCCCACAGAGCAGCTATGTGACTTTGAGCAGCAGTGCCCGCAGGGCGAGGATGAACAGGAATGCG GCACCACAGACTTTGAGTTACCCCTGGCTGGAGGCTGGGAAGACACCAGTGTGGGGCGACTGCAGTGGGTACGGCGGCAGGCCCAGGATGGTGGGGGCCCAGGCACGGATGCCAGTGGGGCCACTGCTG GCCACTTCTTATCCCTGAAGCCAGCCTGGGGGCAGCTGACACCTGAGGCCCGGGTCCTCTCAGCCCCCCTTGGCCCCTCGGGCCCCAGCTGTGAACTCCGAATGGCTTACTATTTTCAGGGTGACCCCCAAG GCTTCCTGGCACTGGCTGTGGTAGAGGGCAGCAACCGGGAGCTGGTGTGGCAGGCCCCAATCAGCAGCAGTGGTTGGCAGTGGGACTCTGTCCTCCTGGGGGCACGTCAGCGGCCCTTCCAG CTGGAGCTGGTCGGCCAGCTGGACTTGGAGGGCCCAGGCCAGCAGGGTGCTGGGGTGGACCAAGTGACTATGATGAACTGCAACCCCACAGCGGCCACTGAAAAAAACACAG AGGTCTCCTGTAACTTTGAGCGGGACACGTGTGGCTGGCACACTGGGCATCTCACAGATGCCCACTGGCACCGAGTGGACAGCCATGGCCCCCAGCATGACCACACCACTGGCCAAG GCTACTTTATGCTCCTGGATCCCACTGTGCCCCCCGCCAGGGGCCCTGGTGCCTACCTGCTCACCCAGCTCCAGGCACCAGCAGTTGCTCAGGAGTGTCTGTCCTTCTGGTACCACCTCTATGGGCCTCAGATTG GGACGCTGCGCCTGGCCCTGAGACGGAAAGGGGAGGTGGATGAGCTGCTCTGGTCTAGGTCAGGCACTCAAGGCAACCGCTGGCACCAGGCATGGGCCACCCTCCACCACCAACTGGACTCGGGCACCAAGTACCAA CTGCTTTTTGAGGGCCTCCGGGATGGTTTCCATGGCACGATGGCGCTGGATGACGTAGCTGTGCGCCCCGGCCCCTGCTGGGCCCCCAAGCAGTGCTCCTTCGAGGACTCAGACTGTGGCTTCTCTAGCGGTGCCCAGGGCCTCTGGAGGCGCCAGAACAACGCCACAGGCCAGGTGGCCTGGGGGCCTCATACTGACCATACCACCCAGACTCCTCAGG GGTCCTACATGGTAGTGGACATGAGTCCGAAGTCCCTGCCCCGTGGCCACAAGGCCTCGCTGACTTCAAAGGAGCATAGGCCACTggcccagcctgcctgcctgaccTTCTGGTACCACCTGAGCCTTCAAAACCCTG GCACCTTGCGGGTCCTTGTGGAGGAAGCTGAGAGGCAGCAGGTGTTGAGTGTCAGTGCTCAAGGAGGCTTTGCCTGGCGCCTGGGCAGCGTGAACGTGCAGGCTGAGCAGGCCTGGAGG GTGGTGTTTGAGGTGGTGGCCACAGGCCAGGAACATTCCTATGTGGCACTGGATGACCTGCTTCTCCAGGACGGGccctgccctcaaccag CTTCCTGTGACTTCGAGGCTGGCCTGTGTGGCTGGAATCACCTGCCCTGGCCCAGCCTGGGTGGGTACAGCTGGGACTGGAGTGGTGGAGACATTCCTTCCCGCTATCCACAGCCTCCTGAGGACCACACTCTGGGCACAAAGGCAG GCCACTTTGCTCTCTTTGAAACTGGCGTGCTAGGCCCAGGGGGGCGGGCAGCCTGGTTGCGCAgcgagcccctgccccccactacAGCATCCTGCCTCCACTTCTGGTACCACATGGGCTTTCCTGAACATTTCT ATAAGGGCGAGCTGAGAGTGCTTCTGCACAGTGCCCAGGGCCAGCTGACTGTGTGGGGCGCAGGTGGGCACCGACGGCATCAATGGCTGGAAGGCCAGGTGGAGGTGGCTAGCACTGAGGAGTTCCAG ATCATGTTTGAAGCCACTTTGGGTGGCCAGCCAGTCCTGGGACCCATTGCCCTGGATGATGTCGAGTACCTACCAGGGCAGCGCTGCCAGCTGCCTGCACCCATTCAGG GGGACAAGGCAGTGGACACATTAGTCCCAGCCGCAGTTGGTGGTGCCCTTTTCCTGCTTCTTCTGGTACTACTGGGACTTGCAGTACGGCACTGGCTGAGGAAGAAGGGTGGCTGGCCCTTCCAAGGTGAAACAGCTCCGACATCCAGCTTTGACAACATTCTCTTCAATTCG GATCAAGTCACTCTCCCGGCTACAGTCACCAGCGATGTCCCTAGCAATCAGTAG
- the EDF1 gene encoding endothelial differentiation-related factor 1 translates to MAESDWDTVTVLRKKGPTAAQAKSKQAILAAQRRGEDVETSKKWAAGQNKQHSITKNTAKLDRETEELHHDRVTLEVGKVIQQGRQSKGLTQKDLATKINEKPQVIADYESGRAIPNNQVLGKIERAIGLKLRGKDIGKPIEKGPRAK, encoded by the exons ATGGCTGAAAGCGACTGGGACACGGTGACGGTGCTGCGCAAGAAGGGCCCCACGGCCGCCCAGGCCAAGTCCAAGCAG GCCATTTTAGCAGCTCAGAGGCGAGGAGAAGATGTGGAGACTTCTAAGAAAT GGGCCGCTGGTCAGAACAAACAGCATTCGATCACTAAGAACACAGCCAAGCTGGACCGGGAGACTGAAGAGCTGCACCATGACCGGGTAACCCTGGAAGTGGGCAAAGTGATCCAGCAGGGCCGACAGAGCAAGGGGCTGACACAGAAGGACTTGGCAACA AAAATCAATGAAAAGCCACAAGTCATCGCAGACTACGAGAGTGGACGGGCCATCCCCAATAACCAGGTTCTTGGCAAAATCGAGAGAGCCATTG GCCTCAAGCTCCGGGGCAAGGACATTGGGAAGCCGATCGAGAAGGGGCCAAGGGCGAAATGA